The DNA region TTTCTTTTGTTTCCTTTATCTTTTGTCATAATCAAGTTTTAGTTTTACTTATCCCCTTTTATAGCTTTTAATTTTCAAAGGGGTGTATatacatgatgatgatgatgtgaaAAGTCGATGACATATAAAAAAGCAACTTGGAGGATGACTGATTCATGGGTTATTTTTATACTTTCACTAAATTATCTGCTTCAACCTAAAACTAGTAAATTTGTCTTTCAACTTTATTGTGCTAAGTTCTCTCTTACACATGGTAATTGTCTGACTTTTGGGTTTATTGTCTGGATGACAAATGCTGTGAGGAAATTCTGTGTGAAAGTTGTATGTGTGTGTATTTCTAATCTCAAAATTCacatttaattttgattttggtgTTTGACTTATCCTTGCCCATTTTCAATTTAAAGGTTGATTTTGTGTCTGTTTGTAATTTCTTTTCTCATTATTTTGAGTTTTAATAAATTCCTTTGGCATTAGAGTTGAAGATATAAATTTGTCCAAGTTGGGGCAGGGAGGAACCATACAGTGGTTGTTATTGAGGGTGTAAACTCCCTGATGGAACAAAACATTGACAGCTTGGTTTCGATTTTGCAACTATTACCCAATAAAGCACCCAAAAGTAAAATCTTTAGCATGGGGAACAAAAATACAGGTGAATATGAAGAAAACACATTAATATACTTTATGGGTTATAGAAGTTAGAAAAATGTAAACTTTAAATATTGGATTTAAATCTCAATTCAAAGGCCTAATGATAACACTAACATAAAGAATTTAAGTCACAAACTTTTGCACTTCTATAATTCCATTCACATACACATATAAAtcttataaaatttaattttctttgcaAGGTACTCCATTttgtttataaatttaaaaatataaaattcaagaataaatTTGTTTAAAAGATAACAATTTAATtgttagataaaaataaaataaaaattgattaaaatattgttAAAATTAGTCTTCAAACTTCACACACATATGCGTGCAcacaaatatattttaataaaaaaattagcataaAAATAGTGTTTACATTGTATGAATTTATATCGTTTTTTACTTAGGAGTTATGTAGAAGTCGAATATTTTAAAACATGAAAGATTGAGGTTATATCCCAATTCAAAGCTCTTAATGATGACCCAAAACTAAAGAATACAACCCATGGGCCAAAAACTGTTAGACTTCTACAATTCTACTTACATGTGCTTACTATTATATAGAacttataaaattaaattactaTTCTTAAAATGAACTTATTTTGTTTGTAAAATAAATATCAATTCGAAAATCAATTAATTTAGAGACTAACgatgttatttttaaaataaaataaaaattgataaaaacaTTACTATTATCATATCAACTTTTAAGGGCATAATTTGTTTGGAAACAAACTTGAGTGTATTTAAGTGATTGTAAACATATACGAAGACTTCTTATGCAACACAGTGGTGAgacatttttaatcaaaactCATAAAAAAGTAAGGACAAAAgccatttaaaattttattgcgcttctgcaaaataaaaaaaatacattcatCATTTGAAATAGAATGTAAATTTATGTTCccttatatctaaaattaattttgttttttttttaattcataaaaaaaattctttctataaaaaaaaacacaaatttagaaagaaagaaaaatacacaaaaaaaaaaatgaataaccccgtgcatcgcacgggtaaaactACTAGTATATTAATATTAGTTAAGCTACATGTATATATCGAACGAATTATTTAAAGGGAAAAACTTAGATATAACATGTGgtattttttcgtttttttctCGAAAAATATCAAAGCTGTACAGAGCATTAGGACAAGGCAAGTAGGTTGCAGTGAACAAAGGATTGCTAGCGTGGTTGCAGGTTGCGGGCTTCATCGTTTTGGTGCTGAAATTCAATGGGTCGTATTGGTGAGGCATGGAACTTTGGGCATGAAGAATGGAAAGCCAATGTAAGATAGCAACGAAAGCAAGAAGAAAATATTGATTGGAGATAGAGCATTAACACTTCAGCCAAAGGATTGCCGATGGGAATGAGACATATGTCATTTTTTTATTGGAAAACAATACCAACCACAAAGGTGCTGAGGGAAGAAAGGAAAACAGCACTCATTTACGGCATGTTTGATAAGTGTTtccaaaacagttttcaaaaacttgtttggtaagacctgttttcaaaaactgttttcaaaaacagtttttgaaaacagttctcattttcagtttttaaaactaaaaaaccaaaacaggtaaaagatgttttcagtttcagtttttagttttcagatatcagttttctaaatgttcgaaaacatgtcattcaaactgttttgattttctgaaaactgtttttaagaattgtttctgaaaactattttaaaaactgaaaactaaaactgctaTCAAACAAGCCCTTATACTCTTGTTTTCAAAGTTTCCCATTAAATCAAACCAATTATCTTGATAAATCATAATTCTTATCTTGACTATAAACTGAGTACTGCTAGTGCTTAGACGAAACAAAGTAAATTCTTTGAATTAATGTACGAGATAGCACAATAGATTTGACTTTTAAGGATACATGTTTACATTGTAGTGGGCAATTCAGAAATCAAATTGAAGATGTCACACTCATGAGTTCATTCACATAGATTAACAGAAGGAAGGAACCTGCTTCTTCTGTGGTTCCTCCAAATTATCAAATCTCTATATATAGATACAGACACTCACAGCTGAAGCAAACACACATTCTAGTTGCCTTGCTAGTTTACATGTTCCTCTGCCACATGAAGCCCATTTCTCTCATGTTGCACTTGCATGCATCTTGGCCTACGTGCCTTCACATCTTACTTCTATTTACTTTGAACTCATTGTTGTTTACAACAGCCTCTGCATCATCAAACGAGACCGATCATTTTGCACTACTCAAATTCAAGGAAGCTATATCCAGTGATCCATATGGAATCCTAGATTCTTGGAATAGCTCAACCCACTTCTGCAAGTGGCATGGAGTCACATGCAGCCCCTTGAATCAAAGGGTTACAGAGTTGAACCTGCAAGGATATCGCTTACAAGGACCCATATCACCCCAGGTTGGCAATCTCTCTTCTCTGATAAACCTCAACCTTCAAAACAATAGCTTCTATGGAACAATCCCACAAGAATTGGGTCATTTATATCAACTGCAGCTACTTTGGCTCAACAATAACTCATTGGTTGGGGAgattccttcaaacttgacaGGTTGGTCTAATCTCAAAGGCTTATACTTGTTTGTGAACAATCTGGTTGGAAGCATACCAATTGGAATTGGCTCTCTTAGAAAGCTCCAAGAATTGTTGTTTTGGAGAAACAATTTAACAGAACAAATTCCACCATCAGTAGGGAATCTTTCATACCTTAGTTATCTTAATTTGGGTTCTAATAACTTGGAGGGAAATATTCCACAAGAAGTATGCCGGTTGAAAAACATGGGATGGATGTCATTGGGTATAAACAAGCTATCTGGTAAACCTCCTTTTTGTCTTTACAATATGTCATCTTTAACTCTATTGTCTATACCTGTGAACCAATTTAATGGCTCTCTTCcacctgaaatgttccaaaccCTTCCCAATCTCCAAACACTTTTCATTGGTGGGAATCAATTCTCAGGTCAAATCCCAGCTTCCATCACAAATGCATCTTCCCTTCAATCATTTGATAACACAATAAACCATTTCAAGGGACAAGTTCCAAGTCtaaagaagctgaagaatctTTGGCTCCTAGGTTTGGCTTATAACAATCTAGGTGGAAACTCAACTACAGATTTGGAGTTTTTAAATTCCTTGACAAACTGTAGTGAGTTGTATGTGATCGATATATCCTACAATAACTTTGGAGGCCATTTACCCAATTCCTTGGGAAATATGTCCAACAAATTCAATTACCTATATCTTGGGGGCAATCATATATCAGGAAAAATTCCTACAGAACTAGGAAATCTGATCAACTTATTTCTCTTTACCATAGAAGATAATCGTCTTGAAGGGATTATTCCAGCTACTTTTGGGAAGCTTCAAAAGATGCAAGTGTTAGAGTTGAGTGGGAACCAATTCTCAGGAAACATACCAACCTTTATAGGCAACCTCAGTCAGTTGTCTTTTTTGGGTTTAGCACAAAATAGGTTTGAAGGAAATATTCCTCCAAGTATAGAAAACTGCAAAAATTTACAATCCTTAAACCTTTCCCAAAACAACCTGTCAGGGAACATACCCTCAGAGGTTTTTAGTCTTTTCTCTCTAACAAAATTGTTGGACTTGTCACAAAACTCACTTAGTGGAAGTCTAGGGGAGGAAGTGGGAAGgctaaaaaacatcaataaGTTGAATGTTTCAGAGAATCATCTATCTGGTGATATTCCTCCAACCATTGGAGGATGCACAAGTTTGGAGTACCTTGATTTGCAAGGAAATGCCTTCAATGGAAGCATACCGTCCTCTTTGGCTTCACTCAAAGGACTTGTACATTTAGACCTATCAAGAAACCGCTTATCTGGATCAATTCCTGAAGGTCTACAGAA from Lotus japonicus ecotype B-129 chromosome 2, LjGifu_v1.2 includes:
- the LOC130740300 gene encoding probable LRR receptor-like serine/threonine-protein kinase At3g47570, with product MFLCHMKPISLMLHLHASWPTCLHILLLFTLNSLLFTTASASSNETDHFALLKFKEAISSDPYGILDSWNSSTHFCKWHGVTCSPLNQRVTELNLQGYRLQGPISPQVGNLSSLINLNLQNNSFYGTIPQELGHLYQLQLLWLNNNSLVGEIPSNLTGWSNLKGLYLFVNNLVGSIPIGIGSLRKLQELLFWRNNLTEQIPPSVGNLSYLSYLNLGSNNLEGNIPQEVCRLKNMGWMSLGINKLSGKPPFCLYNMSSLTLLSIPVNQFNGSLPPEMFQTLPNLQTLFIGGNQFSGQIPASITNASSLQSFDNTINHFKGQVPSLKKLKNLWLLGLAYNNLGGNSTTDLEFLNSLTNCSELYVIDISYNNFGGHLPNSLGNMSNKFNYLYLGGNHISGKIPTELGNLINLFLFTIEDNRLEGIIPATFGKLQKMQVLELSGNQFSGNIPTFIGNLSQLSFLGLAQNRFEGNIPPSIENCKNLQSLNLSQNNLSGNIPSEVFSLFSLTKLLDLSQNSLSGSLGEEVGRLKNINKLNVSENHLSGDIPPTIGGCTSLEYLDLQGNAFNGSIPSSLASLKGLVHLDLSRNRLSGSIPEGLQNMAFLEYFNVSFNNLEGEIPTKGVFGNASEVVVTGNNNLCGGISKLHLPPCPAKGNKHAKHHNSRLIAVIVSVVAFLLILSLILSILWMRTRNKKTLPDSPTIDQLAMVSYQNLHNGTEGFSSRCLIGSGNFGSVYKGTLESEERAVAIKVLNLQKKGAHKSFIAECNALKNIRHRNLVKNLTCCSSTDYKGQEFKALVFEYMTNGSLESWLHPETPDQPKSLNLEKRFNIILDVASAFHYLHYECEQPVIHCDLKPSNVLLDDSMVAHVSDFGLAKLLPCIGVSQMQNSTGGIKGTIGYAPPEYGMGSEVSIEGDMFSFGILVLEMLTGKSPTDEMFKDGHNLHNYVELSISESLMQIVDPIILQNEFNQATEDGNLGIVQLQPNAEKCLLSLLRIALACSMESPKERMSMIDVIRELNLIKRFFPTVARQRQIA